Within the Hermetia illucens chromosome 6, iHerIll2.2.curated.20191125, whole genome shotgun sequence genome, the region TTTGTTGGGGGTTGCCTTCTCACTCAGAATCGGAACGTCAcgatcgaaatttaatttttcttcgtTATTATTGTTCTTCAATGATCGGCTACGATGGACTTGGCTTTGCCGGCAAAAGTAGGTTCATCTCGGTGAAACCCTTTCTGCAGAAACAATTAGCCCAGAGTTCACCACTCTCGGCTATATCTTAGCCTTCGGCATAATAGTGACTTTTTGGCTTGGGGTATGATTACCACTTAGATTCCGGTTTCTGCTCTGGTTTAACAGACGATCTTCCTTGCTCAGCTACCTCAATACTGTAAGGTAGTTAATCGTCGTAAAAGTCATGGACGTTCGTTTAACCGCTTCCTGTCTCCTGATCTCGTTTCGCGGAGACTTTGTAGTACCGATCCTAAATAATGCATCATTCTgcaaaacaaatccttattgaaatcgattcgatgtctgttcgtctgtttaTCGTTCGTATTTAGTTTAATATAAACCTGTTGTCATGAAATATCCCGAGAGTATATGTCCTTTAAAACCCTTCGTATGCACTGAGCCACACAATTTTGTGTTGACTGCAAGCAaaggctccctatacatgtaaaaggagttaTACATTTTATTTTCTCAAAATATGGTCAACAAAAAATTCTGTAAAAGATCATAATTCGCAGCGATAAGGGGTTatacaaaaataagaaaactcACACATATTAAAGGACTCATAATAACATTCATCTTCCTGCAATACTTTCGCTTTACTGTAATAAAAATCCTTAATATTTTCAGGAACTGGCGGACTTTGAAAAGATGAGTGATGGACCAAAAATTTCTGTACAAGGTACAAAATACATATCTTAAAACTACAAATTGTAATTCAAGTTTTAAATCACCCGGTTCACTTCAGACTTGATTCGGGATGCAGGTctagatggaggaaaagagtaTATGCATTGCTACGTTGCTGAGAGCGTAGGCAATGATGCCGAATCGCAATCACCAAGGTAAATTTAAGCTTCTAAAAATATTCAAACCAAACATTGTATGAATTAGGAGGTTATTTGTTAAccgaatttttaaaataaaagattgccttggaagatatttttccgttttattggctaaaagtgtctaatttgaacaaatacgtatttcggagaccaactgtccccttcttcagtgtttttatCTTAAGGTAAAATGTTTAAATTAgacacttttagccaataaaacggaaaaatatcttccaaggcaatcttttatttcaaacATTGTAATCAAATAGAATTTACAATGTGCTGTGATCTGTTCAGCCATGGGAAATTACATACATATTCAAAGAAATCCTTCGAACTTCTATAACTATATACACACCTGGACGAAATAATAAGTGTCAACGTTTTTATTCTCAAACAAGCTTTATTTTTCATATCTTTTTCTATTATCCTTCACAAATTGAATTAGTTTTCAACACAAACATACTTCATCGTCGCAACAAAAATTGAAAGCTTTGGAAACTCTAAAGGAAAcctgaaaatttatttataaaatacaCCAATTTTCAAATGGTCATAATAATAGGTGCATCGAGCAAACTTAATAATTAacattaaaactaaaaattagcTAAAATGCCTTTAATACCCTTAATATCCGCCATTATTCTTGACGACCTTTTCAATCTTTCCGGGCATACAAGTTTTTATAGGAATATTATACAaaactttttgaatattttcccaCTACTCCGATTTGTCTTAGCAAACTTTGTTGGAAATTCCTCGCGTAAGTTCGCCACAGAGTTTCTCAATAGGATTGAGATTTGCGGATTGACCTGGCCACTAAAGGACGTTCACGTTTTGACTAATCGCAATGAGTGTTTTCGACCATTGTCctgtttcttcagcctttgtcccgctcacaagcggggtcggttcgccgTGATCGGCCTCACCATTtgaccctatcaaatgcctgatctggatgcaacctcgaggcttttaaatccccatccaacgtatcaagccaccgttgcttcagacggccttttggtcgtttaccatcgacttcgatgttcaggccaatcttggcaagtaaattctcgttggcgcgaattacgtgaccataccatcgaaacatGTTATTCTCGGCATAAGGTAGCATTATCCTCTCCAACAAATCCTTCTACACAAATCTATCAATTGGATGTATCGGACCTACCATACACCTTGCTATGAAAAACAGCCCCATAACATTATACTACCACTTCTgtgttttaatgtttttttttgtgaacctCGTATGAAATTCTTTGCCTTCCGGTAGATGAACGTTCCTTGCCGCATTGTTAtcaaacaaatttatttttatttcatcgcTCCAGAAGATATATTTTTTCTCTCGTCGACTAGTTCGTAATGAAACAACATTGCCAATTTCGCCGACAATTGTCCTTCGTCGTTTCACTAATGTAACAATTTGATTGTCGGTTTTTGATGGAGATTTTCGGGGTGCCCCAAGTCCATTGGATTTTTCTGGTTTCAGAGCATATTTAACGAAAAGTTGGGACCTTCCCATTAATCTGGCAATAAACTTGTACGTTTTCCCTTCATCCTGGAGCCGACGAACAAGTTCTCCCTCTTCTACACTACAGTAAAATCCACTATCCATCTAATATCATGATAATATTACAATTATATTCTTATTTAGTTAAATTCCCTCATAATCTTACCTTCTGTAACtaaataattatttaaataaaatcatttcaattttttttccaatacaCATTTTTTACTGTCTAGCTCCTCTTCAAGGCTGAACGAATAAAAAAGTCCTAATATTGTGACCAGAAAGCAGTTTAATCGCAGGTACTccttcatttcatttgaaaacaGTCTAACGCACTAGCGACCCCGTTTTGTTTTGCAGAACATACATAGTTTTTCtccacatttttcaaaatttgaagttCACACCTATTATTTTGTCCAGGTGTGTATATGTCTAACCGAGCAAAAATTCtttgtttaaattgaaaattgtaggTGCAATTGATTAGAACGCGGGCCCTTCAAAAAAGAAAGCTTCATGGAAGAAGAGCTGTATATCCACCATTTCCTATTGTATTACgctgaaaaaataatttatacagCTTATCAGATGTACAAATAAGGACCTTTTATAGAATTTTGATTTACTTCATTTTCCCccgaaaaaatcccaaaaaatatgtttattttTCGGCGCTACAATGGCTTAACCTCTTAAATTCTCCGGTATTATATTACTTATCCTACACGGCTAGTATTTCATCAGTTTGGTGTTAGGGAGAAGgacaaaattatggcaaactgatcGTTTATGACAATGTCTGATGGAATGATGAATATTCACATTCCTAAATAAAATATCTGTCAGTCTAAGTGGACTGATGACAAATTAAGTTCAGTGCAATTGTCATTGTGTTGTTGGTGGAAACATGCCTTCCGAATGGTCCGGATAGTTAAATGCGTGCGATAAAAACTCTTTTTTATCGTCTTGTTTATACTAAACACATCAACCCATCAGTTAAGTTTTGATGGATTGACTTATAGTAAACTGATGAAAAACTAACTGTGTAGAGTAAGTCGATGGGGCAGAATGCCTGCTTGCACTTCTCTACGAAACAATATTCACTTATCAAGCTAATAATGCAACTAACTTTTCCAGAGTCATAGTCGGATATTCGATTTGCTTCTTTTCGTATTCAACGTGGGAAgggaaatcatatttccttgAGGACATCTACGTTCAGCCGCAATATCGTAAATCTGGTGTCGGTCGGTTGCTATTCAAATATGTCGCAAAAAAGGCACGCGAATATAATTGTCCTCGATTAGACTTTCATGTTTTAGACTGGAACCCGGCTCGACAATTTTATGAGAAATTAGGAGCAACAGATCTGACATCAAAAGAAGGTTGGTTATTTTATAGAATGAATACAACCCAAATGGAAGAATTGTTGAAAGAATAATAAATGgtagaaaaattattaatttaaaactTTGTTCTctccatattttgtgaaaaattattattatgataagaTGGACGCTTTAATTATTCAAAAGGACTTGTAAAGGGCCAACTTGGGCTTAAATTTACTTCGGGATTTTTgtcttgaatataattcatattaCTCATTTCTTATTTCTGGGGGCAAACaacacttcggtcacgctgctcctaaggCAGAAATGAGGCagtgtttgatgagttgcctttgccctggatgaaaccggaaGTCGTCTACTTTCGGACCAACGCTCTTTTGTTTGGGAGATACTAACATACACTTCAAAGACATAGAGTTATTATAAACCATCATGCTCAGCATACTGAAATTCCAAGGAGGCATCAGAGCGAAAGAACTAGAGAAAAAGTTATTTGCTATACGACCCATGATAGGTCGGACCTGGGACGGTGCGATTACTGAAATGGTTAGAGCTCCTGCTTAACGATCTCGACTCCGTGGTTTGATTTTCAATCCTCCCAGTCACAATAATGAAAGTTTATGACTTCCTAAGAAGGATTGATTAGCACGTTGACCACGCAACCCTCAATTCAATGTTTGATCATCCAGACGCaagatttttcaatttcttgatTATTTTACATTTAAAAAAGTGACAGAGAGATTGTTCGCACTCCACATTTCTTAAATCCAATATTTGGCTGTTTCTGCTCAATTCCAATGGTAGAATCAGGCCCAGAAACAACAGATCATCTAAATGTGAGATTTACAGCGGTTACATGATTTTCGTTTCATAATTCATTTTGAAACTACTGGCTAGTACTGGGCCCCAGCTGCCCTTAATTTTTAGGCTATAAAACGGTCATCTTTTAGCATGGCAATGTAGATTTGAAAATTGGTATCTACGACTTATGTGTATTTACGGCGCTTCTAATAAAAGTAAATACAATTGCAAACACCGTTTCAGTCGCTAgacaattattttttattctgcTGAAGTTGTTCTCGATAGACTGgtatatacaaaataaaaaatctctAAAAATAAGTGCCTAGCGACAGAAATGATGTATCTAattgtcgaaaagttgagaaagcttGGGGGAAATGGAGCTACTTTTTAACAGCTTTAAGCACTGATATCTTCGTTATTAAGCAGAATACCGGGGATAGAAACAAACATTCCTTTTCACATATTTATAGAGGAAAAAAGTCTGCAAAACGACATACAGGTTGGGTAAAATCTGAGATGAACTGACGGAAATTTTAAACGACGTTAACTCCACAATTCTGGGGAAACCATTTAGTTTTGTACCATACCCTGTTTTTCAATATGACATCGGATTTTGCTATCCTTTGTAGCATTTTTAACCGAAGTACATGATGCATCAATTCTCTCGACTGAAGTTTTGGTACAGTTGTAAATATCGTTTCTATCGCtagtaaaatgttttttttatttcttacacgacttattcccttcttcagtgcaagaCAAAGCAAATTTTATAATCGAAACTGTTTCA harbors:
- the LOC119659851 gene encoding thialysine N-epsilon-acetyltransferase isoform X2 — encoded protein: MSDGPKISVQDLIRDAGLDGGKEYMHCYVAESVGNDAESQSPRVIVGYSICFFSYSTWEGKSYFLEDIYVQPQYRKSGVGRLLFKYVAKKAREYNCPRLDFHVLDWNPARQFYEKLGATDLTSKEGWLFYRMNTTQMEELLKE
- the LOC119659851 gene encoding thialysine N-epsilon-acetyltransferase isoform X1 — protein: MAESKGKFVVRKAVAEDLTAVRSLIQELADFEKMSDGPKISVQDLIRDAGLDGGKEYMHCYVAESVGNDAESQSPRVIVGYSICFFSYSTWEGKSYFLEDIYVQPQYRKSGVGRLLFKYVAKKAREYNCPRLDFHVLDWNPARQFYEKLGATDLTSKEGWLFYRMNTTQMEELLKE